In one window of Catenulispora sp. GP43 DNA:
- a CDS encoding undecaprenyl-diphosphate phosphatase, which yields MSGLTYLEACTIGLVQGVTELFPISSLGHSILLPAFIGGSWKADLDMTAKDSPYLAFLVLAHVATALALVAFFWRDWVRIIRALFTSIRHRSVEGPDERLAWLLVIGTIPVGLIGIVADKALRTHLGKPVPAAVFLLINGFVIFLADAMLKSASKGRHADDGNAPPRRGEPPEIAADRRLARLGWKSAAGIGGAQAFALLPGISRSGITMVAGLARGLKTEDAARFAFLLATPVILAAGVYKTPELAKPANHGILGPAIAGSVLAGIAAYISVRFLTKYFENRDLKPFGIYCVIAGVVSLVWFSVHH from the coding sequence CACTCGATACTCCTGCCCGCCTTCATCGGCGGCAGTTGGAAGGCCGATCTGGACATGACGGCCAAGGACTCGCCGTACCTGGCGTTCCTGGTGCTGGCGCACGTCGCCACCGCTTTGGCGCTGGTGGCGTTCTTCTGGCGGGACTGGGTGCGCATCATCAGGGCCCTGTTCACCTCGATCCGGCACCGCAGCGTGGAGGGCCCGGACGAGCGTCTGGCCTGGCTGCTGGTGATCGGCACCATCCCGGTCGGCCTGATCGGCATCGTGGCGGACAAGGCGCTGCGCACGCACCTGGGCAAACCGGTGCCGGCCGCCGTGTTCCTGCTCATCAACGGCTTCGTGATCTTCCTCGCGGACGCCATGCTCAAGAGCGCCTCCAAGGGCCGGCACGCCGACGACGGCAACGCCCCGCCCCGCCGCGGCGAGCCCCCGGAGATCGCCGCCGACCGCCGGCTGGCCCGGCTCGGCTGGAAGTCCGCCGCCGGCATAGGCGGCGCGCAGGCCTTCGCCCTGCTGCCCGGCATCAGCCGCTCGGGCATCACCATGGTCGCCGGCCTCGCGCGCGGGCTGAAGACCGAGGACGCCGCCCGCTTCGCGTTCCTGCTGGCCACCCCGGTGATCCTGGCCGCCGGCGTGTACAAGACCCCTGAGCTGGCCAAGCCGGCGAACCACGGCATCCTGGGCCCGGCGATCGCCGGCTCGGTGCTGGCCGGGATCGCCGCCTACATCTCGGTGCGCTTCCTGACCAAGTACTTCGAGAACCGCGATCTGAAGCCGTTCGGCATCTACTGCGTGATCGCCGGCGTCGTGTCGCTGGTCTGGTTCTCGGTGCACCACTGA